A single window of Granulibacter bethesdensis DNA harbors:
- a CDS encoding ABC transporter ATP-binding protein produces the protein MSMLKNEHSQGVRSNGIGGRCSVSLHNVRVTFGRHIAVDGVTGLFDAGSLTAVAGPNGAGKSTLLRSIAGIVPLSGGKVDLGGAERSTIGYLPQVADIDRSFPMTVSDAVLMGAWLRLGPLRGACETLHSEMRSALSAVGMQGRMDTTIGSLSSGQLQRVLFARLLMQNASLLLLDEPFNAVDAGTTADLLQLINAWHQEGRTVVAVLHDVEQIRRYFPQTLLLARQPIAWGKTQDVLSDANIRHARVLVNGQPFLDSAELL, from the coding sequence ATGAGCATGCTCAAAAACGAACATTCTCAAGGGGTGCGTTCTAATGGGATCGGTGGCAGATGCTCTGTTTCCCTCCATAATGTGCGTGTGACATTCGGCCGCCATATCGCCGTCGATGGCGTGACAGGGCTATTTGACGCAGGCAGCCTGACGGCGGTAGCAGGACCAAACGGAGCAGGAAAATCTACCTTGCTACGGAGCATTGCCGGGATTGTGCCTCTGTCAGGAGGCAAGGTTGATCTTGGCGGTGCGGAGCGCTCTACCATCGGGTACCTGCCGCAGGTTGCAGATATTGATCGCTCTTTTCCCATGACTGTTTCCGATGCCGTGCTGATGGGGGCGTGGCTTCGTCTTGGACCGCTACGGGGTGCCTGCGAGACTCTCCATTCTGAAATGAGATCTGCCCTCTCTGCGGTCGGAATGCAGGGACGCATGGACACCACGATCGGCTCCCTGTCTTCAGGACAATTGCAAAGGGTACTGTTTGCGCGGCTGCTGATGCAGAATGCCAGCCTTCTCCTGCTGGATGAGCCATTCAATGCCGTCGATGCAGGAACAACGGCTGATCTGCTTCAGTTAATCAATGCGTGGCATCAGGAAGGACGCACTGTCGTCGCCGTTCTGCATGATGTGGAACAGATACGCCGGTATTTTCCGCAAACCTTGCTGCTGGCCCGCCAACCCATCGCGTGGGGGAAAACGCAGGATGTCCTGTCCGACGCTAATATCCGGCATGCACGGGTGCTGGTGAATGGCCAGCCCTTCCTTGATTCAGCCGAGCTGCTTTAA
- a CDS encoding alpha/beta fold hydrolase encodes MQVPSWHADTAASPPDSIMTRHIIPWRWQRHVIGIATETIGEGRPVLMLPAFSTISTMDEMRPLARRLAADGYACTLIDWPGFGGSSRASLHYSPAFYHACLAFLADRLLPVDGECSILAAGHAAGYALACAADRPWVKRLVLLAPTWRGPLKVMGMRPAFRTAIRTLIRAPGIGQILYHLNTHHRVIGAMMRRHVYDEPITDARVSAKQAVARQPGARYASASFVTGGLDPAGTRDAFQAMLDRFGGRVLILCGDATPPRSRSDMQAIEPTPSRMVLWSKGALAMHEEHAATLSPHIAAFLG; translated from the coding sequence ATGCAGGTCCCTTCCTGGCACGCTGATACGGCAGCATCACCCCCCGATTCCATTATGACGCGGCATATCATCCCGTGGCGGTGGCAGCGCCATGTGATCGGTATTGCTACTGAAACGATCGGGGAGGGGCGTCCTGTTCTGATGCTTCCCGCATTCAGCACGATCTCGACGATGGATGAAATGCGGCCACTGGCTCGCAGGTTGGCGGCGGATGGCTACGCCTGCACATTGATTGACTGGCCTGGGTTTGGGGGCTCCAGCCGCGCCAGCCTACATTATTCTCCGGCCTTCTATCATGCCTGTCTGGCTTTTCTGGCCGATCGGCTGCTCCCTGTCGATGGGGAATGCTCCATTCTAGCGGCAGGCCATGCAGCAGGATATGCTCTGGCCTGTGCTGCCGATCGCCCATGGGTGAAGCGGCTGGTGCTTCTGGCACCAACATGGCGAGGTCCCCTGAAGGTGATGGGCATGCGGCCAGCTTTCCGGACGGCAATCCGCACCCTGATACGCGCACCGGGTATCGGTCAGATCCTGTATCATCTGAACACACATCATCGTGTGATCGGCGCCATGATGCGCAGGCACGTATATGATGAGCCGATCACCGATGCCAGGGTATCGGCGAAGCAGGCTGTCGCCCGGCAACCTGGTGCACGTTATGCATCGGCCTCCTTCGTGACTGGCGGGCTGGACCCCGCAGGAACGCGGGATGCATTCCAGGCCATGCTCGACCGGTTTGGCGGCAGGGTGCTTATCTTGTGTGGAGATGCCACGCCGCCACGTTCACGCTCCGACATGCAGGCGATCGAACCGACGCCATCCAGGATGGTGCTATGGAGCAAAGGAGCTTTGGCCATGCATGAAGAACATGCAGCCACTCTGTCTCCGCATATTGCGGCCTTTTTGGGGTAA
- a CDS encoding Fur family transcriptional regulator yields MSEKAVAEALAAADAICLRAGSRFTRQRRAVLAVLLEAGMPLSAYDLLDRLRPVDPMVKPVTIYRALDFLLAEGLVHRLETTRSYVACAHPDHPHAVQFLICRSCGKVVEAHDRTIAKATADLGRAQGFVLDQPTVELTGQCSDCVEGQGHGEHDENAGDHFDCASCQPA; encoded by the coding sequence ATGAGCGAAAAAGCAGTGGCGGAAGCACTGGCAGCCGCCGATGCCATCTGTCTGCGTGCCGGCAGCCGCTTCACCCGGCAAAGACGGGCAGTTCTGGCGGTTCTGCTGGAGGCAGGCATGCCTTTATCGGCTTATGATCTTCTGGACCGGCTGCGACCGGTTGATCCCATGGTCAAGCCGGTTACTATTTACCGGGCGCTGGATTTTCTGCTGGCAGAAGGGCTGGTGCATCGTCTGGAAACGACCCGATCCTATGTGGCCTGTGCCCATCCGGACCACCCGCATGCGGTACAGTTTCTGATCTGCCGATCCTGCGGCAAGGTCGTGGAAGCACACGACCGGACCATCGCAAAAGCCACTGCCGATCTGGGGCGAGCGCAGGGATTCGTACTGGATCAGCCGACCGTGGAACTGACGGGGCAGTGCAGCGACTGTGTCGAAGGGCAAGGACATGGCGAACACGATGAGAATGCAGGTGATCATTTCGATTGTGCGTCATGCCAGCCCGCGTGA
- a CDS encoding carbohydrate porin: MAHFLNWRSAVLSATIWCGFSTPSHAQSILGFGDLSDSFSLIPPPTFAAPEANQQMPLAVAPPLGENESYDGPLWDRDYLIGDPFHMRTYLNEKGVNISMMEQSEVLGNLTGGLHTGAVYDGLTSIALTTNLEKLAGIPGLQFNVSAFHFHGRSITLDNLSDLNTASGLEADRGFRLNELWLDQSLWDGLFSLRLGQQSVDNEFMISYYSMLFINGGFGWPTLPSIDLPNGGNAFPLPTPGIRFRFQPRPEYTLLIGAYNGNPGSYVTNPSGTAFPINEGLFAIVEFQYDLHHGGKDGLPGFYHLGSYYNSASFNNAASTVGLSPVLNRHAILTYRNDWAVYFSADQMLYREKDTEDQGLGTFIEIISAPSDRNLVSFNVNAGLTYKGLIPKRNLDTIGISVAYSRISDGKENGFIQPQNGVVQKGSETVFELTYQASITHWWLLQPDLQYVFNPSAGLALPTNPSTRIGNELIMGLRTTITF; encoded by the coding sequence GTGGCACATTTTCTAAACTGGCGGTCAGCGGTATTATCTGCCACGATCTGGTGTGGCTTTTCTACGCCGTCCCATGCCCAGTCTATTCTTGGTTTCGGGGATCTTTCTGACAGTTTCAGTCTGATCCCACCCCCGACTTTTGCCGCGCCTGAAGCCAACCAGCAGATGCCATTGGCAGTTGCGCCACCGCTTGGGGAAAACGAATCCTATGATGGACCGCTATGGGATCGTGACTACCTGATCGGTGATCCGTTCCATATGCGCACCTATCTCAATGAGAAAGGTGTCAACATTTCGATGATGGAGCAGAGCGAGGTTCTCGGCAATCTGACCGGCGGTTTGCACACGGGGGCTGTCTATGATGGTCTGACCTCCATCGCTCTGACTACAAATCTCGAGAAACTGGCCGGTATTCCCGGTCTTCAGTTCAACGTCAGCGCGTTTCACTTCCATGGACGCAGCATTACGCTGGATAATCTGTCAGACCTGAATACTGCGAGTGGACTGGAAGCGGATCGCGGCTTCAGACTCAATGAATTATGGCTGGATCAGTCGCTTTGGGATGGGCTGTTCTCTCTGCGTCTTGGTCAGCAATCTGTCGATAATGAATTCATGATCAGCTATTATTCCATGCTGTTCATCAATGGCGGTTTCGGCTGGCCGACACTGCCCTCGATCGATCTGCCTAATGGCGGCAACGCCTTTCCCCTGCCGACACCAGGTATCCGATTTCGCTTCCAGCCTCGTCCGGAATATACCCTGCTGATCGGAGCTTATAACGGTAATCCCGGTAGTTACGTCACAAACCCCTCCGGCACGGCTTTTCCCATCAATGAGGGCCTGTTTGCGATCGTCGAGTTTCAATACGATTTGCATCATGGTGGAAAGGACGGACTGCCCGGTTTTTATCATCTGGGCAGCTATTATAACTCAGCTTCTTTCAATAATGCCGCGTCAACGGTTGGCCTTTCGCCAGTTTTAAATCGCCATGCGATCCTGACCTATCGTAACGACTGGGCCGTGTATTTCAGCGCCGATCAGATGCTGTATCGTGAAAAAGATACTGAAGATCAGGGACTGGGTACCTTTATTGAAATTATTTCAGCCCCCTCGGACCGCAATCTCGTCTCATTCAACGTCAATGCGGGATTGACCTACAAAGGACTAATTCCAAAAAGAAATCTCGACACAATTGGTATTTCGGTTGCCTATTCCCGTATCTCTGACGGCAAGGAAAACGGATTTATACAGCCACAGAATGGCGTCGTTCAAAAAGGGTCTGAAACAGTTTTTGAACTGACGTATCAGGCAAGTATAACGCATTGGTGGTTGCTTCAGCCGGATTTGCAGTATGTTTTCAATCCCAGCGCCGGGCTGGCTCTGCCCACCAATCCATCTACTCGTATCGGGAATGAGTTGATAATGGGGCTAAGAACGACCATCACTTTCTGA
- a CDS encoding ATP-binding protein, with amino-acid sequence MTFGIDLGTTRDGTTARLDLEELLATRLLVQGNSGSGKSHLLRRMLEQSANWVQQAIIDPEGEFVTLAESYNHLIIQAEGRSEAWLQRTAERVRQHRASVVLSLEGLDTDIQMRAAAAFLGGLFDADRDHWFPMLVVVDEAQLFAPAAAGEVSDEARRASLGAMTNLMARGRKRGLAGVIATQRLAKLAKNVAAEASNFLMGRTFLDIDMARAADLLGLERRQAEMFRDLQRGQFISLGPALSRRPLQIQIGSVQTGARAAPPPLTPLPPVAAEDVRDLVLSGPEPEARPLPPRRPTSPPPLDVAEQLARFQPVQNTLPLPLTEQEQEERDRKVRDILRDILDDPEAGFRPLSVLYQDFLVRCRIHAITGDAPALPQFRAMLATARAGIDAETEAGGPWQSAVERSLMLPDDMRGVFLMLARAALETLPCPSDEEIARAYGTRSLGRARRLLGYMEEKNLLVMRHDRSGLRILTMVELGWETAPAAA; translated from the coding sequence ATGACCTTCGGGATCGATTTGGGAACCACGCGGGACGGGACGACTGCCCGGCTTGATCTTGAAGAACTTCTGGCAACCCGTTTGCTGGTGCAGGGAAATTCCGGTTCCGGCAAATCGCATTTGCTGCGCCGTATGCTGGAACAAAGTGCAAACTGGGTGCAACAGGCGATTATTGACCCCGAAGGAGAGTTCGTCACCCTCGCTGAGTCCTATAACCATCTGATTATTCAGGCGGAAGGCCGCAGCGAAGCATGGCTGCAAAGAACGGCGGAGCGGGTGAGGCAGCACCGCGCCTCTGTCGTGCTGAGTCTGGAAGGGCTGGATACCGATATACAGATGCGGGCTGCCGCAGCCTTTCTGGGGGGCCTGTTCGATGCCGATCGGGATCACTGGTTTCCCATGCTGGTGGTGGTCGATGAGGCCCAGCTTTTCGCTCCGGCAGCAGCAGGGGAAGTGTCCGATGAAGCCCGCCGCGCCTCACTCGGGGCCATGACCAATCTGATGGCTCGGGGTCGGAAACGCGGTCTGGCCGGGGTTATCGCCACGCAGCGACTGGCCAAGCTGGCCAAAAACGTCGCGGCTGAAGCCTCCAATTTTCTGATGGGCCGCACTTTTCTGGATATCGACATGGCCCGCGCTGCCGATCTGCTGGGGCTGGAACGTCGTCAGGCGGAAATGTTCCGTGACCTTCAGCGTGGACAATTCATTTCTCTGGGACCAGCCTTGTCACGCCGTCCACTGCAAATCCAGATTGGCAGTGTGCAAACGGGTGCCCGCGCTGCCCCGCCCCCTCTCACTCCACTTCCCCCCGTTGCGGCGGAAGATGTGCGGGATCTGGTTTTGTCAGGACCGGAGCCGGAAGCAAGGCCACTGCCGCCTCGTCGACCGACATCCCCTCCTCCACTAGACGTTGCCGAGCAGCTGGCCCGCTTCCAGCCAGTTCAAAATACTCTGCCGCTTCCCCTGACGGAGCAGGAACAGGAGGAGCGTGATCGTAAGGTACGCGATATCCTGCGCGATATTCTGGACGATCCGGAGGCAGGATTCAGGCCGCTCAGCGTGCTGTATCAGGATTTTCTGGTGCGCTGCCGCATTCATGCGATCACGGGGGATGCTCCAGCGCTACCCCAGTTCCGCGCCATGCTGGCAACTGCGCGTGCCGGGATAGATGCGGAAACCGAGGCTGGTGGCCCATGGCAATCAGCCGTGGAACGCAGCCTCATGCTGCCAGACGACATGCGCGGCGTTTTCCTGATGCTGGCGCGAGCCGCTCTGGAAACATTGCCCTGCCCCTCCGATGAGGAAATTGCCCGCGCCTACGGGACACGCTCACTCGGACGGGCCAGACGGTTGCTGGGCTATATGGAGGAGAAGAACCTTCTGGTCATGCGTCATGATCGGTCCGGGCTGCGTATTCTCACCATGGTCGAATTAGGCTGGGAAACCGCCCCTGCCGCCGCATGA
- the msrP gene encoding protein-methionine-sulfoxide reductase catalytic subunit MsrP, translating to MLITVRPDWAISEASVSPEKNRLSRRSLLRATLAVPALSTIVYGSPSHAAGSSPASKTDIPSAGRPLSAEKDVLNYNNFYEFGSTKDIVSAAQAMQLHPWSLTIDGMVGKPRTIAFEDLLGKMKVEERIYRHRCVEAWSMTVPWMGFPLADLIALAEPLSGARYVVFKTRMEPDQMPGLAQIWYPWPYTEGLAMDEATHPLAFIATGLYGKPLSPQNGAPLRLVVPWKYGFKSAKSLASISFTDQRPKTFWEQTGPREYGFWANVNPDVPHPRWSQASERLIGSDDRAPTLLYNGYAEQVASLYTGRSREKLFM from the coding sequence ATGCTCATAACCGTTCGACCAGACTGGGCCATATCCGAAGCGTCTGTATCGCCAGAGAAAAATCGTCTCAGCCGTCGCTCTCTCTTACGGGCGACTTTGGCAGTACCTGCGCTGTCGACCATCGTGTATGGCAGTCCGTCTCATGCTGCCGGATCTTCTCCCGCCTCAAAAACCGATATTCCATCAGCCGGCCGTCCACTTTCGGCCGAGAAGGATGTCCTCAACTATAACAATTTTTATGAATTCGGTTCTACCAAAGACATTGTCAGTGCGGCCCAGGCCATGCAACTGCATCCCTGGTCTTTGACCATTGATGGCATGGTAGGAAAACCCCGCACCATCGCCTTTGAAGATCTGTTGGGTAAAATGAAGGTGGAGGAACGCATCTACCGCCATCGCTGTGTCGAGGCATGGAGCATGACCGTGCCATGGATGGGGTTCCCGCTTGCCGATCTCATCGCACTGGCAGAGCCACTTTCCGGAGCACGCTATGTCGTGTTCAAAACCAGAATGGAGCCGGACCAGATGCCCGGGCTGGCCCAGATATGGTACCCATGGCCCTATACGGAAGGACTGGCGATGGATGAGGCCACCCATCCGCTGGCTTTCATTGCAACAGGGCTGTACGGAAAGCCGCTATCGCCACAGAATGGTGCTCCATTGCGTCTGGTCGTACCGTGGAAATACGGTTTTAAATCTGCCAAATCATTGGCGAGCATCAGCTTTACCGATCAGCGTCCCAAAACTTTCTGGGAACAGACCGGCCCGCGGGAATACGGGTTCTGGGCCAATGTCAATCCGGACGTGCCGCATCCTCGTTGGAGTCAGGCATCAGAACGGCTGATTGGCAGCGATGACCGCGCGCCAACCCTGCTCTATAATGGTTACGCGGAACAGGTCGCGTCGCTTTATACGGGGCGGAGCCGTGAGAAGCTTTTCATGTAG
- a CDS encoding peptidylprolyl isomerase, with translation MSETEAQAADPNNLVYLDLPYGRVVIELRPDLAPKHVERIKELCREHFYDNTPFHRVIEGFMAQGGDPTGTGSGGSKLPDLPAEFTDDAHFLRGTVGAARTQNPNSANSQFFIMFAPAPSLDGQYTIWGKVIQGMEFVDKIKRGSGGSGMVQNPDRIVKMRLASDPQ, from the coding sequence ATGAGCGAGACCGAAGCCCAAGCGGCTGACCCTAATAATCTGGTTTACCTCGACCTGCCCTATGGTCGCGTCGTCATCGAACTACGCCCAGACCTGGCTCCGAAGCATGTCGAACGCATCAAGGAACTGTGTCGCGAGCATTTCTACGACAACACCCCCTTCCATCGCGTGATCGAAGGCTTCATGGCGCAGGGCGGCGACCCGACCGGAACCGGTTCAGGTGGCAGCAAGCTGCCTGATCTGCCTGCCGAATTCACTGATGACGCGCATTTCCTGCGCGGCACGGTCGGTGCGGCCCGGACCCAGAACCCGAACAGCGCGAACAGCCAGTTCTTTATCATGTTCGCTCCGGCCCCCAGCCTGGATGGTCAGTACACCATCTGGGGCAAGGTCATTCAGGGCATGGAATTCGTCGACAAGATCAAGCGCGGCTCCGGTGGCAGCGGCATGGTCCAGAATCCCGACCGTATCGTAAAGATGCGTCTGGCGAGCGATCCGCAGTAA
- the coaD gene encoding pantetheine-phosphate adenylyltransferase: MTESTQGKMLRTGVYPGTFDPVTNGHLDVITRAARMFDRLVIGVAANIGKNPVFPLEERVDLVRAETVTLGEKTGTIIEVVPFSSLLIDFARQHGASIIVRGLRAVSDFDYEVQMAGTNYRLAPDIETVFLMASERHQFISSRFVKEIARLGGDISTFVPPLTLQRTLARVRTSSVPDPERPV; encoded by the coding sequence ATGACTGAGTCGACACAGGGCAAGATGCTGCGCACCGGCGTCTATCCCGGTACGTTTGATCCGGTGACGAACGGCCATCTGGACGTCATTACCCGTGCTGCCCGCATGTTCGACCGTCTGGTGATCGGGGTGGCTGCCAATATCGGCAAAAATCCGGTTTTTCCGCTGGAGGAGCGGGTGGATCTGGTTCGTGCCGAAACGGTTACGCTGGGGGAAAAAACCGGAACCATCATTGAGGTGGTGCCGTTTTCCTCGCTGCTGATTGACTTCGCCCGCCAGCATGGTGCCAGTATCATCGTCCGTGGTCTGCGTGCGGTGTCGGATTTCGATTATGAGGTACAAATGGCGGGCACCAATTATCGCCTGGCACCGGATATCGAGACAGTGTTTCTGATGGCGAGCGAACGTCATCAATTCATCTCCTCCCGCTTCGTGAAGGAAATCGCGCGGCTGGGGGGGGATATTTCCACCTTTGTGCCCCCCCTGACATTGCAGCGCACGCTTGCGCGTGTCAGGACGTCATCGGTCCCTGACCCGGAAAGGCCCGTCTGA
- the gyrA gene encoding DNA gyrase subunit A encodes MSDHTNPPSAPPDDDPNGGSLLMPVTLEEEMSRSYLDYAMSVIVSRALPDARDGLKPVHRRILYGMQESGYTADKPYRKSARINGDVMGKYHPHGDAAIYDALVRLAQPFSLRVPLIDGQGNFGSMDGDPAAAPRYTEARLARSASFLLNDIDRDTVDFQPNYDDSEMEPRVLPASYPNLLVNGADGIAVGMATKIPTHNPTEVIDATLAMIDNPDITLDELMTVIPGPDFPTGGLILGRSGIRSAFETGKGSITVRARTDFEEVRGGRQAIVISEIPYQVNKATLQERMAELVRAKQIEGISDIRDESDRSGVRVVIELKRDATPDVVLNHLFRFTQLQISYGINMLALDGGQPRLMGLRDVLSTFIRFREDVILRRARFELNKARDRAHLLVGLAIAVANIDEVIRLIRQSPDSTSARIALMERDWPAADVAPLLSLIDDGGNVLTEAQTVRLTEVQARGILELRLQRLTGLERDKIHNEMQEVAARIGELLEIIGSHIRRMEVMREELAVIRAELNSPRRSEINDSLADQDDESLIEPGQMVVTITRDGFIKRTPLDVFRQQHRGGRGRAAASMRGDDIVTRSFNAHTHQWVLFFSSGGKAYRQKVWRLPEAGPTAKGRALVNLLPELGSDGITAVLPLPQDESLWEGLHLVFATASGGIRRNRLSDFKNVRASGLIAMKLDEGDRLIGVATCREGDDIMLASRLGRCIRFQANEDTLRVFAGRESSGVRGMKLAQGDEVISLSVLRHVEATPEERTAYLRYASARRRSAGGEDDQIDAEVMEVDDSEVMADDTALSPERTAELEEAEEFLLTVTIAGFGKRSSAYDYRVSGRGGQGIANINLAPRNGRAVAATFPVRPGDDVMLVTDAGRLIRVPADQVRITGRSTMGVTLFRVDKDEVVTSVFPVLETESVDDDGDDADSVAPAAPEGQVTDSDD; translated from the coding sequence TTGAGCGATCATACCAATCCCCCGTCTGCACCGCCGGATGATGATCCGAACGGCGGCTCCCTGCTGATGCCGGTCACGCTTGAGGAGGAGATGAGCCGCTCCTACCTCGATTACGCAATGTCCGTCATTGTCAGCCGCGCGCTGCCCGATGCGCGGGATGGTCTGAAGCCGGTGCATCGGCGCATCCTCTACGGGATGCAGGAAAGCGGCTATACGGCGGATAAACCCTATCGCAAATCCGCCCGCATCAATGGTGACGTGATGGGTAAATACCATCCGCACGGCGATGCCGCGATTTATGATGCGCTGGTGCGACTGGCACAGCCTTTCTCCCTGCGGGTGCCCCTGATTGATGGTCAGGGCAATTTCGGTTCCATGGACGGCGATCCGGCGGCTGCGCCGCGTTATACCGAGGCACGTCTGGCCCGTTCCGCCAGCTTCCTGCTGAACGATATTGACCGCGATACAGTCGATTTCCAGCCGAACTATGACGATAGCGAGATGGAACCCCGCGTTCTGCCCGCTTCCTACCCCAATCTTCTGGTCAACGGGGCGGATGGCATCGCGGTCGGCATGGCGACCAAGATCCCCACTCACAATCCGACTGAAGTCATCGACGCCACTCTGGCAATGATCGACAATCCGGACATCACTCTTGATGAATTGATGACCGTGATTCCCGGCCCGGATTTTCCGACAGGCGGCCTGATTCTCGGGCGTTCCGGCATCCGCTCGGCTTTTGAGACCGGGAAAGGCAGTATCACTGTCCGCGCCCGCACTGATTTCGAGGAAGTGCGCGGCGGCCGTCAGGCCATCGTGATCTCCGAAATTCCTTATCAGGTGAACAAGGCCACCCTGCAGGAGCGCATGGCCGAGCTGGTGCGTGCCAAGCAGATTGAGGGCATCAGCGATATCCGTGACGAAAGCGATCGCTCCGGCGTGCGGGTGGTGATCGAATTGAAGCGCGATGCCACGCCGGATGTAGTGCTGAACCATCTGTTCCGCTTTACCCAGCTTCAGATCAGCTACGGCATCAACATGCTGGCTCTGGATGGCGGGCAACCGCGCCTGATGGGGCTGCGGGATGTGCTGTCTACATTCATTCGTTTCCGCGAGGATGTCATCCTTCGCCGGGCGAGATTTGAACTGAACAAGGCGCGTGACCGTGCTCATTTGCTGGTCGGTCTGGCGATTGCTGTCGCCAATATCGACGAGGTGATCCGTCTGATCCGGCAAAGCCCGGACAGCACCAGCGCCCGTATTGCCTTGATGGAACGTGACTGGCCGGCCGCCGATGTAGCTCCCCTGCTTTCGCTGATCGATGATGGCGGCAATGTGCTGACCGAAGCGCAGACAGTACGGCTGACGGAAGTGCAGGCGCGCGGCATTCTGGAACTGCGTCTGCAACGCCTGACCGGGCTTGAGCGCGACAAGATTCATAATGAGATGCAGGAAGTCGCCGCCCGTATTGGCGAGCTTCTGGAAATCATCGGCAGCCATATCCGCCGCATGGAAGTCATGCGGGAAGAGCTGGCGGTGATCCGGGCCGAGCTGAATTCTCCGCGCCGCAGTGAAATCAATGACAGCCTTGCCGATCAGGATGATGAAAGTCTGATCGAACCGGGTCAAATGGTGGTGACCATCACCCGTGACGGCTTCATCAAGCGTACGCCGCTGGATGTGTTCCGTCAGCAGCATCGCGGCGGACGGGGCCGTGCGGCTGCCAGCATGCGTGGCGATGATATCGTGACCCGCAGCTTTAACGCACACACTCATCAATGGGTGCTGTTCTTCTCCTCTGGTGGCAAGGCGTATCGTCAGAAAGTCTGGCGCCTGCCCGAAGCCGGTCCGACAGCCAAGGGCAGGGCGCTTGTCAATTTGCTGCCGGAACTGGGCAGTGACGGGATTACTGCCGTGCTTCCACTGCCGCAGGATGAGTCGCTGTGGGAAGGGCTGCATCTGGTGTTCGCCACTGCTTCCGGCGGTATCCGGCGCAATCGGCTCTCCGACTTCAAAAATGTGCGGGCCTCCGGTCTTATTGCGATGAAGCTGGATGAAGGTGACCGCCTGATCGGCGTCGCTACCTGTCGGGAGGGGGATGACATCATGCTGGCTTCCCGCCTGGGCCGCTGCATCCGTTTCCAGGCGAATGAGGACACGTTGCGCGTTTTTGCCGGGCGCGAAAGCTCCGGTGTCCGCGGCATGAAACTGGCGCAGGGAGACGAGGTCATCAGCCTGTCCGTGCTGCGGCATGTGGAGGCAACGCCAGAAGAGCGGACAGCCTATTTGCGCTATGCGTCCGCGCGCCGTCGCAGTGCTGGCGGAGAAGATGACCAGATCGATGCCGAGGTCATGGAAGTGGATGATTCCGAGGTCATGGCTGATGATACGGCACTTTCGCCAGAGCGCACTGCCGAGTTGGAAGAAGCCGAGGAATTCCTGCTCACCGTCACCATTGCCGGTTTCGGCAAGCGGTCTTCCGCCTATGATTATCGTGTGTCTGGCCGTGGCGGTCAGGGGATTGCCAATATCAATCTCGCTCCCCGCAATGGCCGGGCCGTGGCGGCAACTTTCCCGGTCAGGCCGGGTGATGATGTAATGCTGGTCACTGACGCGGGTCGTTTGATTCGTGTTCCCGCCGATCAGGTGCGGATTACCGGACGCTCTACCATGGGCGTTACCCTGTTTCGGGTCGACAAGGATGAGGTCGTCACCAGCGTTTTCCCGGTGCTGGAGACAGAGTCTGTTGATGATGACGGGGATGATGCCGATTCAGTTGCTCCGGCAGCCCCTGAGGGACAGGTGACGGATTCAGATGACTGA
- the ssb gene encoding single-stranded DNA-binding protein: protein MAGSVNKVILIGNLGRDPEVRNTQDGGKVVNFTLATSETWNDRASGERKERTEWHRVVVFNDRLADIAERYLRKGTKVYVEGALQTRKWTDQAGQEKYTTEVVISRFRGEITMLDSRSSGEGAGEGGGYRSAPAQRAPSGGGSGLGGGNSRPASGGSGWEPSHGGDLDDEIPF, encoded by the coding sequence ATGGCTGGCAGTGTCAATAAGGTCATTCTGATCGGTAATCTCGGGCGCGACCCCGAGGTTCGCAATACCCAGGATGGCGGCAAGGTGGTGAATTTTACGCTCGCAACCAGCGAAACGTGGAATGATCGTGCTTCCGGTGAGCGGAAAGAACGAACCGAATGGCATCGTGTGGTGGTCTTTAATGACCGGTTGGCGGATATCGCCGAACGCTATCTGCGCAAGGGCACCAAGGTCTATGTCGAAGGGGCGCTCCAGACCAGGAAATGGACCGACCAGGCCGGACAGGAAAAATACACCACTGAGGTCGTGATCAGTCGCTTCCGTGGTGAAATCACCATGCTGGATAGCCGCTCGAGCGGGGAGGGGGCTGGTGAAGGCGGTGGTTATCGGTCTGCTCCCGCCCAGCGTGCGCCATCCGGCGGCGGCAGCGGATTGGGTGGTGGCAACAGCCGCCCTGCATCCGGCGGCAGTGGCTGGGAACCTTCTCATGGCGGCGATCTGGACGACGAAATTCCGTTCTGA